A single genomic interval of Penicillium psychrofluorescens genome assembly, chromosome: 2 harbors:
- a CDS encoding uncharacterized protein (ID:PFLUO_002824-T1.cds;~source:funannotate), with the protein MADPSSTPASPAPATPTAPPEQPQHPENAAPELDVAKLHALPSEQQDLYMLTFTSDLVQYISGLDTAQVSSQQKDLKKELFKILTLPSPTLTRVLRNNLGRCFGAILGKGDRGILFETVTDLLGLVNASKSEAELKTKFAAAHCLGEIFAVAGGSAFMQSSVASSSIIKLLKSASNNTGLRGVVFAVLRKIVVGVGVPLDESTARDIWKQVRNAATSDKSTFVQVHACRCLEQLLNTNPYFDNANDFDNLKALVWKVIDSSAAPVRHATAACLGRALVKLHATDAHMSAAPKPKLKKSKKGSKKPPSRPGDEEEAEASESSSAPKKSESRLYFLLPDLLRQLSSQYLRSTTSNRARAGICVCYKYIVRNLGDKVVEEHYGQIATNLLVELLNHPTVTYNRFRLLTTRKFVKSILEDTIGRELLRENSQLNAAKWLINDILKDYPQVMQERREPSKYTLTSAVSALSSLISSLGSAFGEHADGCRDALIQILSHPSYTVQVHTAHCLRSFVLACPHQFLSCVTISMNSLTRELGQLASPRQSPRRCVGFANGLSAMLSTSRLQPLYGSVDVFARIFSQATDLLKTSSTSELRVASTQIQVAWILIGGLMPLGPSFVKIHLSQLMLLWKNALPIHLSKENAAKRGTLETSFLAHVRECAMSSLLVFMEFNSKLITADGAKRIATMLQNTADFLDDLPRPKSMEDISQRLHPSLQLHDFTTMVRRRVLQCFSKLVHVHHLSHGDIVSQSRLLSLAVSSFADPDAQYRPLESSIAGSAGQFDGLWDLCDNYGFGVTGLAREYIRITLSGTNGNDHGPAWSAVDSADDGVDDALTFPVCQASEHDAVLLYSLRTQDTISVDPPTTGVVNSAIELFSVAIALHSPKIQESSVEQIATFLTSPALQRNPGRKAALAVNISVALLLALKVAVKETDFAAGKLSTSTDKILQELLQKFVTDVDPIVRTIGVEALGRLCDSAGNACTNTQVKWLVDTIVDNREPNARAGCASALGCIHSQVGGMAAGLHLKTIVGVLMSLCNDPHPVVHFWALGGLERVANSAGLTFSPFVSSSLGMLAQLYNADTHNEEAAALATSNVEMSFLTPVVISRCVDSLINVLGPDLQDIAKTRNLILTLLRQFQLEDNPALVTESSKCLDHFSLYASSFVDFSGYVHRLQSELCASDPLMRAVAVRGLNNLMKRDAASVIQTATETLEDDIWLVFDDAPDNLSLKTMIQDWLQQTALTETELWIQRCQHIMTKTRNKAEATATTAAPAADIPDDEIAGFAVADGQGDSTGDGASSQELLKWQTRNFAMSCLSGLLATVQEAILPDQTIPAELALQSKVGDIIRMAFSASTASVIELRVWGLKIIDQVLTMFGKTPDPDFSEASLLEQYQAQIGSALTPAFAADSSAELASEAINVSATFIATGIVTNVDRMGRILKLLVLGLENFAKNPETTEIGDLKGLNSNARVMVKLALFSAWARLQIASIEQEYLNRVVQPYLAKLTPLWLSSLQEYARLRFEPDISGSSGTSPQSDNLDEVYAALNRETLLNFYQDSWLYLVDAIAGLVEKDIDFVFDALDGKLQLAVEHSEMEEEKEMEMEKKEMKEKEMKKVEVEEEEEEETENEEMEKTEEGTEKEETQKEETVEEKMEKEEMEGKEKEEEQKKDIPNGKPEGKGHDINYREEPVAFFFVLFGLAFESLVDQATLPPQRMAILLALKRILRPVISGNAIYQDAIFSETMDTFDRLVLTEGTPIQTVIVDIAQNLSLDHPAAKGDQERGDHLSDDIEQLFELTRSIILVLAGMLPNLRESNPLARFHVTSDDSLALIRLALGSLVEVASVFPSIIRNDLHACILHIFTTILATGMCQSAVVPQALPILRQFIHGITHAQDQPEDFDVVSFQIRGCLTRFLTILTIAQRRESETSLPCAKNTLLAITFLLTAGGHVIPPNDPVIVRVLDELLDCLQDIGLATVAAGCIRSILLKPHPRSTTDEVIARYLTPRLVAFFIGCRLDNGEIPNDPENSRTVVARTLVSCVTNATFSSTELPTAVSLVVSALLARATREGPSVHKESAGHLLELAKADQLVFRTLVAGMIPEQKSLLEEILRSVGVGATAARTDPDSVESAQQAAPSIALRMDF; encoded by the exons atggctgacCCAAGCTCGACCCCAGCGTCTCCTGCGCCTGCAACGCCCACGGCACCCCCCgaacaaccccaacacccCGAAAATGCGGCCCCGGAGCTGGACGTGGCCAAGCTGCATGCGCTCCCCTCCGAACAGCAGGATCTTTACATGCTCACCTTCACCTCGGACCTGGTACAATACATCTCCGGCCTAGACACAGCGCAGGTCTCATCACAGCAGAAAGACCTGAAAAAGGAATTGTTCAAGATCCTGACCCTACCCTCCCCCACCCTCACGCGCGTGCTCCGCAACAACCTCGGACGATGCTTTGGCGCGATTCTGGGGAAAGGGGACCGTGGGATCCTCTTTGAGACCGTAACCgaccttctcgggctcgtcAATGCTAGCAAAAGTGAGGCGGAGCTCAAGACCAAGTTCGCGGCCGCGCATTGCCTCGGCGAGATCTTTGCCGTCGCAGGCGGGAGTGCCTTCATGCAGTCGAGCGTGGCTAGCTCGAGCATTATCAAACTGCTCAAGTCGGCCAGTAACAATACCGGTCTTCGCGGGGTCGTTTTTGCAGTGTTGCGCAAGATCGTGGTGGGCGTTGGCGTTCCGCTCGACGAGTCAACCGCGCGGGACATTTGGAAACAGGTGCGCAATGCTGCGACCAGTGACAAGTCGACTTTCGTCCAGGTCCATGCCTGTCGCTGCCTGGAGCAATTACTCAACACGAACCCCTACTTCGATAATGCGAATGACTTCGACAACCTAAAAGCCCTGGTCTGGAAAGTCATTGACAGCTCCGCGGCTCCGGTCCGACACGCCACGGCTGCCTGTCTTGGTCGGGCATTGGTGAAATTGCATGCGACGGATGCGCATATGTCGGCGGCCCCGAAGCCCAAATTGAAGAAGTCGAAAAAAGGCTCCAAGAAGCCTCCATCGCGCCCcggtgatgaggaggaagCTGAGGCATCCGAGTCCTCCTCTGCCCCGAAGAAATCCGAGTCGCGACTTTACTTTTTGCTGCCGGACTTGTTGCGCCAGCTTTCATCGCAATATCTGCGGAGTACGACCTCTAACCGTGCACGTGCGGGTATCTGCGTCTGCTACAAATATATCGTGCGGAATTTGGGCGACAAGGTTGTTGAAGAACACTATGGACAGATTGCGACGAACCTGCTTGTCGAACTGCTGAATCACCCGACTGTGACATACAACCGGTTCCGCCTTTTGACGACCCGCAAGTTCGTCAAGAGCATTCTCGAAGACACCATTGGTCGAGAACTGCTGCGCGAGAACAGCCAGCTTAACGCTGCCAAGTGGCTAATTAATGATATTCTCAAGGACTACCCACAGGTCATGCAGGAGCGCCGCGAGCCGAGCAAGTATACATTGACCAGCGCCGTCAGCGCCTTGTCGTCTTTGATCTCATCGCTCGGCTCGGCTTTCGGGGAGCATGCTGATGGTTGCCGAGATGCTTTGATTCAAATCCTCTCTCATCCCAGTTATACGGTACAAGTGCATACCGCGCACTGCCTGCGTAGTTTTGTTCTTGCATGCCCCCACCAGTTTCTGTCATGCGTGACTATCAGCATGAACAGCTTGACGAGGgagctcggccagcttgcGTCACCTCGGCAATCACCTCGACGCTGTGTTGGTTTCGCCAATGGTCTATCAGCCATGCTCAGCACCTCTCGCCTGCAACCGCTCTATGGCTCCGTGGATGTCTTCGCGCGCATTTTCTCCCAAGCAACTGATCTCCTGAAAACCAGCAGCACATCTGAGCTGCGAGTTGCAAGCACACAAATCCAGGTGGCGTGGATCCTGATCGGCGGACTGATGCCCCTAGGACCCAGTTTCGTCAAAATCCATCTGTCTCAGCTGATGCTGCTTTGGAAGAATGCTCTCCCAATACATCTCAGCAAAGAAAATGCCGCTAAACGCGGAACCCTCGAGACAAGCTTCCTCGCGCATGTCCGGGAATGTGCCATGAGTTCACTGCTGGTCTTCATGGAATTCAACAGCAAATTGATCACCGCAGATGGTGCCAAGAGAATAGCAACCATGCTCCAGAACACCGCTGACTTTCTGGACGATCTCCCGCGGCCCAAGTCAATGGAAGATATCTCACAGCGACTGCATCCTTCCTTGCAGCTGCACGATTTCACGACCATGGTGCGCCGCCGAGTGCTACAGTGTTTCTCAAAGCTGGTACATGTGCACCACCTCAGTCACGGAGACATAGTCTCTCAGTCCAggcttctcagccttgcTGTTTCGTCCTTCGCCGACCCCGATGCCCAGTACCGGCCACTGGAAAGCTCTATTGCCGGCTCGGCGGGCCAATTCGATGGACTATGGGACCTCTGCGATAATTACGGCTTTGGCGTCACCGGGCTGGCCAGGGAGTATATTCGTATTACCTTGTCTGGTACAAACGGTAATGATCACGGACCGGCATGGTCTGCTGTTGACTCTGCAGATGACGGTGTGGATGATGCT TTGACATTCCCCGTCTGCCAAGCCAGCGAACACGACGCCGTCCTTCTGTACAGTCTGCGAACGCAGGATACCATCTCTGTCGATCCGCCCACGACAGGGGTTGTCAATTCAGCCATCGAGCTGTTCTCCGTCGCAATCGCGCTCCACTCCCCCAAGATCCAGGAAAGCAGCGTCGAACAAATCGCGACCTTTCTCACCTCTCCGGCCCTGCAGCGAAACCCTGGTAGAAAGGCAGCGTTGGCTGTCAATATTTCCGTGGCTCTTTTGCTTGCCCTGAAAGTTGCGGTTAAAGAGACGGATTTTGCGGCGGGCAAGTTGAGTACTTCTACGGATAAGATTTTGCAGGAGCTTTTACAG AAATTTGTCACTGATGTCGATCCTATTGTCCGCACGATTGGCGTTGAGGCATTGGGACGGCTTTGCGACAGTGCTGGAAATGCCTGCACCAATACCCAGGTCAAGTGGCTTGTGGACACGATTGTAGACAATCGAGAACCAAACGCCCGTGCAGGCTGTGCCTCCGCTTTGGGGTGTATCCATTCTCAAGTCGGCGGTATGGCAGCTGGTCTGCACCTCAAGACCATTGTCGGCGTGTTGATGTCACTCTGCAATGATCCTCATCCCGTCGTTCACTTTTGGGCACTGGGCGGGTTGGAAAGGGTTGCCAATTCTGCCGGCTTGACCTTTTCACCGTTTGTTTCCAGCTCTCTGGGAATGCTTGCACAACTTTACAACGCTGATACCCACAACGAAGAAGCGGCTGCGTTGGCGACCTCCAACGTCGAAATGTCTTTCCTGACGCCCGTGGTGATCAGTCGATGTGTGGACTCCTTGATCAATGTTCTTGGACCGGACCTGCAAGATATTGCAAAGACACGGAACCTTATCCTTACCCTTCTCCGCCAGTTTCAATTGGAGGACAACCCTGCTTTGGTCACCGAGAGCTCCAAGTGTCTGGACCACTTTTCTCTGTACGCATCCAGCTTCGTGGACTTCTCTGGGTATGTCCACCGACTCCAAAGCGAGCTGTGCGCCAGCGACCCCTTGATGCGAGCCGTGGCAGTTCGCGGACTGAACAACCTCATGAAACGAGATGCGGCGTCTGTTATACAGACAGCTACCGAAACTCTCGAGGATGATATCTGGCTCGTGTTCGATGATGCCCCGGATAACTTGTCGCTCAAGACAATGATTCAAGACTGGCTACAGCAGACTGCCCTCACCGAAACCGAGCTGTGGATCCAACGGTGCCAGCATATCATGACCAAAACGCGCAACAAGGCGGAGGCCACCGCAACTACGGCTGCCCCGGCTGCCGATATCCCCGATGACGAGATTGCGGGATTCGCCGTTGCAGACGGACAGGGTGATTCGACCGGTGATGGTGCCTCGAGCCAAGAATTGCTCAAGTGGCAGACCCGCAACTTTGCCATGAGCTGTCTCTCTGGGCTACTGGCAACAGTGCAAGAGGCCATTCTCCCAGACCAGACCATTCCTGCTGAGCTTGCATTGCAGTCGAAAGTAGGAGACATCATCCGCATGGCATTCTCGGCGTCTACTGCCAGTGTCATCGAGCTGCGAGTTTGGGGGTTGAAGATTATCGACCAGGTTCTTACAATGTTTGGCAAAACCCCCGATCCGGATTTCTCGGAGGCATCCCTCCTGGAGCAGTACCAAGCGCAGATTGGATCGGCTCTTACTCCTGCCTTTGCGGCTGACTCTTCAGCGGAGCTCGCTTCTGAAGCGATCAATGTCTCTGCCACGTTCATTGCTACCGGGATAGTCACAAACGTTGACCGCATGGGGAGGATTCTCAAACTCCTGGttcttggcctggagaaTTTTGCCA AAAACCCCGAGACTACCGAGATTGGTGATCTCAAAGGCCTGAACTCAAATGCCCGGGTGATGGTCAAACTGGCCTTGTTCTCTGCGTGGGCTCGGCTCCAAATTGCAAGCATCGAGCAAGAGTATTTGAACCGAGTGGTCCAGCCTTATCTTGCCAAACTCACCCCTTTGTGGCTCTCTTCTTTGCAGGAATATGCCAGGCTACGCTTTGAGCCGGATATCTCTGGAAGTTCGGGCACCAGCCCACAGAGCGACAATTTGGATGAGGTTTACGCTGCGCTGAACCGGGAGACTCTGTTGAATTTCTACCAGGATTCATGGTTATACCTCGTTGATGCAATCGCGGGCTTGGTTGAGAAAGACATTGATTTCGTCTTTGATGCTTTGGATGGCAAGCTGCAGCTGGCTGTAGAGCATAGTgaaatggaagaggagaaggagatggagatggaaaagaaggagatgaaggaaaaggaaatgaagaaggtggaggtggaggaggaagaggaagaggagacagagaatgaagagatggagaaaaCGGAGGAGGGgacggagaaagaagagacccagaaggaggagacggtggaggagaaaatggagaaagaggagatggaggggaaagaaaaggaagaggagcaaaagaaagacatccCCAACGGCAAGCCAGAAGGAAAGGGGCACGATATCAATTACCGCGAAGAGCCGGTTgccttctttttcgtttTGTTCGGCCTGGCATTTGAGTCTCTGGTTGATCAAGCAACTCTCCCCCCTCAGCGAATGGCTATTCTCCTGGCTCTCAAGAGAATCCTCCGACCTGTCATCTCTGGCAATGCTATCTACCAAGATGCCATCTTCTCGGAAACCATGGACACTTTCGACCGGCTTGTTCTGACCGAAGGCACTCCTATCCAGACCGTCATTGTCGATATCGCGCAGAACCTCTCGCTAGATCATCCCGCGGCCAAGGGCGACCAGGAACGAGGCGACCATCTTTCCGATGACATTGAACAACTCTTCGAGCTCACCAGAAGCATCATCCTTGTCCTTGCCGGGATGCTGCCCAATCTTCGCGAGTCAAACCCTCTTGCGCGGTTCCATGTCACGTCAGACGACTCTTTGGCCCTCATTCGCCTGGCGCTTGGTTCCCTCGTCGAGGTGGCATCGGTCTTCCCGTCCATCATCCGCAACGACCTCCACGCTTGCATCTTGCATATATTCACTACCATTCTTGCCACGGGCATGTGTCAGTCTGCAGTCGTGCCTCAAGCGCTCCCGATCTTGCGGCAATTCATCCACGGTATCACCCACGCACAGGACCAGCCCGAGGACTTCGACGTGGTGTCTTTCCAGATCCGTGGATGCCTCACCCGCTTCTTGACCATCCTCACCATCGCCCAGCGCCGGGAGTCCGAAACATCTCTCCCCTGCGCCAAGAACACTCTCCTGGCCATCACCTTCCTCCTCACGGCGGGCGGGCATGTCATCCCACCCAACGACCCAGTCATCGTCCGCGTTCTGGACGAGCTCCTCGACTGTCTCCAAGATATCGGCCTGGCCACCGTGGCCGCCGGCTGTATCCGTTCCATTTTGCTCAAGCCCCACCCACGCTCCACGACCGATGAGGTGATCGCCCGATACCTCACTCCTCGCCTTgtcgccttcttcatcggctGCCGGCTCGACAACGGCGAAATCCCCAACGACCCTGAGAATTCCCGTACCGTCGTTGCGCGCACACTCGTATCCTGCGTGACCAACGCCACTTTCTCCAGCACTGAGTTGCCCACAGCTGTTTCGCTAGTGGTCTCTGCCTTGCTGGCACGCGCCACCCGCGAGGGACCCTCCGTGCACAAGGAGTCTGCGGGCCATCTTCTCGAGCTTGCCAAGGCTGACCAGCTGGTATTCCGAACGCTGGTGGCCGGTATGATTCCCGAGCAAAAGTCACTTTTGGAGGAAATCCTGCGCAGTGTCGGGGTGGGTGCTACCgcggcgaggacggatcCTGATTCGGTCGAAAGCGCTCAGCAGGCGGCGCCGAGTATTGCTTTGCGGATGGATTTTTAA
- a CDS encoding uncharacterized protein (ID:PFLUO_002825-T1.cds;~source:funannotate), translated as MNLEPREDHVFDATGCASTAPLWRSSPPQRKVVLSPHLRRMRGMAELPYWISGLTDQLPIYRLERLEQTVAILLDRLGEDPERIPDRQLHKSVAAFTTPESGDVAYKDTTESADAPVIMIRDLATETSVRPTANTKSVDALLDDLISPDLALTLISIFLEYYGRWILYELQDDPNIILKRVNKSSLLFCACCLIAVRHTSEDLAASLAPRLYECARSLVSTNILVSPQPIEFFQGTLILCMWSTTVGQVPLSIDSWLLSGFALQHCQSSPLFTVATTQSNPPAKLDDATTDRCYLWNHLCLAHLHYCVGTSRRSTLQAWQIERCQTILDLDHAHNFEVRMVAEIHLYWTVYENLVGESVDLLKSVAALQAWKRKWEFVLEQPRSQFLMMGFHFSNLLLYEHALKSKSARARDSVVSEMIRHSTTIIQLAMDTVDDQTRHLSDHIYHMITFAAIVICRLLNVYEGQLTFTHNIAELDSLIHSLVEWLPCIGLPCHAAHTLGNIIAKVHQKLRPRVEKTPLTALADEFPDENFNNYYFPEFLGLGTTVDGGWDLLSNLTFFPQSPSGMTPG; from the exons ATGAACCTGGAACCCCGGGAAGACCATGTCTTCGATGCGACCGGTTGCGCCAGCACTGCTCCCTTGTGGAGATCGAGTCCCCCGCAGAGGAAGGTGGTGCTGTCTCCGCACCTGCGACGGATGCGCGGTATGGCGGAGCTCCCCTACTGGATTTCCGGACTGACTGATCAATTACCCATATATAGACTGGAACGCCTGGAGCAAACGGTGGCCATTCTCCTCGATCGGCTAGGAGAGGACCCTGAGAGGATCCCTGACCGGCAATTGCACAAGTCTGTGGCGGCTTTCACGACCCCGGAGTCGGGCGATGTGGCGTACAAAGATACGACGGAGTCGGCCGACGCTCCGGTGATCATGATCCGCGATCTGGCTACGGAGACCTCGGTGCGCCCAACGGCCAATACAAAATCAGTTGATGCGCTATTGGATGATCTGATCTCGCCGGATCTTGCATTGACTCTTATCTCGAT CTTTTTGGAATATTATGGCCGATGGATCCTCTACGAGCTGCAAGATGACCCGAATATCATCCTCAAGCGAGTAAACAAGTCgtctctcctcttctgcgCTTGCTGCTTGATCGCCGTGCGACATACCTCCGAGGACCTGGCCGCCAGTCTGGCGCCTAGACTCTATGAATGCGCACGATCTCTGGTGTCGACCAACATTCTCGTGTCGCCACAACCTATCGAATTTTTCCAGGGCACTCTTATCCTGTGCATGTGGTCCACAACTGTGGGACAGGTGCCGTTGAGTATTGATAGCTGGCTGCTCAGCGGATTTGCTTTGCAGCACTGCCAATCTAGTCCCCTGTTCACCGTGGCCACTACCCAGTCCAACCCTCctgccaagctggacgaCGCCACCACGGACCGTTGTTATTTGTGGAACCACCTGTGCCTTGCCCACCTGCACTACTGCGTCGGAACGAGCCGCAGATCTACGCTGCAGGCCTGGCAGATTGAGAGGTGCCAGACTATCCTCGATTTGGATCACGCGCATAATTTTGAAGTGCGCATGGTTGCGGAGATCCATCTCTATTGGACCGTTTATGAAAATCTGGTTGGGGAATCTGTTGACCTTCTCAAGTCTGTTGCGGCTCTGCAGGCCTGGAAACGAAAGTGGGAATTCGTGCTAG AACAACCCCGGTCGCAATTCCTCATGATGGGATTTCATTTTTCCAACCTGCTTTTATACGAACACGCGTTGAAATCCAAATCAGCTCGAGCGCGCGACTCGGTTGTTTCAGAAATGATCCGCCATTCCACTACTATCATCCAGCTTGCCATGGACACAGTCGATGATCAGACTCGTCATCTCAGTGATCATATCTACCACATGATTACCTTTGCAGCTATTGTGATTTGCCGCTTACTAAATGTCTATGAAGGCCAGCTCACATTTACACATAACATCGCAGAGCTGGACTCTCTGATTCACAGTCTTGTGGAGTGGCTTCCCTGCATCGGGTTACCCTGCCATGCTGCGCATACCCTTGGCAATATCATCGCCAAGGTGCATCAGAAATTGCGTCCTCGAGTCGAGAAAACGCCGCTCACTGCGCTTGCGGATGAGTTTCCAGATGAAAACTTCAACAATTATTATTTCCCTGAATTTTTGGGGCTAGGGACCACGGTGGATGGCGGATGGGATCTGCTGTCGAACTTGACATTTTTCCCACAGAGCCCCTCAGGCATGACGCCTGGTTGA
- a CDS encoding uncharacterized protein (ID:PFLUO_002826-T1.cds;~source:funannotate): MEQHTFRRRGLGLRGVDPQQVSPGYLLYSPLTSNTAHLVSTPGHEVHRWILPHRSGRHARILRDGTLAYNGAHPDAPILFPMLSKYRGGVMMQVNEKGKILRQYSDPLAHHDQNHLDGGILLYTTLEPLSPEKAARVNGGIPGSEAPGGVVYGDCIKLVDPWSKNTKSSSADFDDTAIDHLDPTQFAAHPHYSREHWPLINSISINSQGNIIASSRNDSSVFIISRQTGSVTWDISAPTVCQQHCAHEINAAGDILILDNGVFRPEVSVPFSRAIIVNRAKEVIWEYKDRTTGGIGFFTPFMGSAQKLQNDNVLICEAASGRITEVTEHGQMVWEFVVPQLDDYRRVMDPEELGQMEMMGFSYQSNAVFRAYKYLPHEVPWLKEVKPRGGYLCGGSVALYS, translated from the exons ATGGAGCAGCACACCTTCCGTCGCCGAGGCCTCGGTCTTCGCGGAGTCGACCCACAACAGGTATCTCCAGGCTACCTGCTTTACTCGCCTCTTACCTCCAACACGGCCCATCTAGTCTCAACGCCCGGGCATGAGGTGCATCGATGGATTTTGCCTCACAGATCTGGCCGCCATGCCCGAATTTTGCGCGACGGAACACTAGCCTATAATGGTGCACATCCTGATGCCCCGATCCTGTTCCCCATGTTGTCCAAGTACCGCGGCGGTGTCATGATGCAGGTGAATGAGAAGGGCAAGATTCTGCGACAGTACTCCGATCCACTTGCACATCACGACCAGAACCATCTTGACGGCGGCATTCTCCTATACACGACTTTAGAACCTTTGTCGCCTGAAAAGGCGGCCCGGGTAAACGGCGGGATCCCTGGCAGTGAGGCACCAGGAGGCGTGGTATACGGTGACTGCATCAAATTAGTAGACCCATGGTCAAAGAACACCAAGTCCTCATCTGCCGACTTCGACGACACCG CCATCGACCACCTCGACCCAACCCAATTCGCGGCGCATCCACACTACTCACGCGAACACTGGCCGCTGATCAACAGCATCTCCATTAACTCCCAGGGCAACATCATCGCATCGAGCCGCAATGACTCCagcgtcttcatcatctcccgccAGACCGGCTCTGTGACATGGGACATATCCGCACCAACGGTGTGCCAACAGCATTGCGCCCACGAAATCAACGCTGCAGGCGACATTCTCATTCTCGATAACGGTGTGTTTCGACCCGAGGTCTCCGTCCCCTTTTCCcgcgccatcatcgtcaaccGCGCCAAGGAGGTGATCTGGGAATACAAGGACCGCACCACGGGCGGAATAGGCTTCTTCACTCCGTTCATGGGCTCGGCGCAGAAACTGCAGAATGACAACGTGTTGATCTGCGAAGCTGCCTCGGGACGGATTACCGAGGTTACTGAGCATGGGCAGATGGTGTGGGAGTTTGTGGTGCCGCAGCTGGATGATTACAGACGGGTCATGGATCCAGAGGAACTGGGtcagatggagatgatggggtTTTCGTATCAGAGTAATGCGGTCTTTCGTGCGTACAAGTATCTGCCGCACGAAGTGCCGTGGCTGAAAGAGGTTAAGCCTAGGGGAGGATATCTTTGTGGGGGAAGTGTTGCATTGTATTCTTGA
- a CDS encoding uncharacterized protein (ID:PFLUO_002827-T1.cds;~source:funannotate) translates to MAAPRLPFLYPNLMRAVRACEPTPYRSARLPQPRPYSFHTTRHHNQEAYQRRYGPAVDPNLPPPSKPNGQKSAKSVEGAAASENEDAANATERKDTLPEQSQPAQSQSASTDPADAQSDQEQAAATATQSASTPQPDQLDESPAPVDIGEDTSAAAPTPPPEAAASEEKPEPAPIPTPYHSAFDDVYHMPGPSTSLFPTGPSPSDQQAPPHLTPGPYVHHFDTYSLVRDLSHGGFTNDHSVTIMKAVRNILQKNLDLARESLTSKSDFENEEYLFKAACSELQSSLQTARNSEMQRQRASRTQMQHEIDILSQRLNQELAGMKDDIKGMFNDHSMLTREQQRSIDTSVQELNYKITVSLNSDGKSEIEGLRWVLTRRAALTVGICAFMIIVFLKYSSTRKVQESPKVVKEVEKPIPKEGSETHPVHDAGVQTEGASVTELGESLG, encoded by the exons ATGGCTGCCCCACGGCTACCGTTCCTCTACCCGAATCTGATGCGCGCGGTGAGGGCATGCGAGCCTACCCCCTACCGCTCAGCTCGCCTCCCTCAGCCCCGCCCCTATAGCTTCCACACCACTCGGCATCACAACCAAGAGGCGTACCAGCGGCGCTATGGCCCAGCGGTCGACCCAAATCTGCCTCCTCCTTCGAAGCCGAACGGCCAGAAGTCTGCGAAATCTGTGGAGGGTGCTGCGGCATCAGAAAATGAGGACGCTGCCAATGCAACTGAGCGCAAGGATACTCTGCCGGAACAGTCGCAGCCCGCGCAGTCTCAAAGCGCCTCCACGGATCCTGCCGATGCGCAGTCTGATCAAGAGCAGGCTGCTGCAACCGCAACCCAGAGCGCCTCCACCCCGCAACCCGATCAGCTCGATGAGAGTCCTGCGCCGGTTGACATCGGCGAAGATACCTCGGCGGCTGCACCCACGCCGCCCCCTGAAGCAGCAGCGAGCGAAGAAAAGCCCGAGCCGGCGCCCATCCCAACTCCATACCACAGCGCATTCGATGATGTCTACCACATGCCCGGCCCGTCCacttctctcttcccaacAGGACCGTCCCCATCAGACCAGCAGGCGCCGCCCCACCTAACCCCAGGGCCATACGTACACCATTTCGATACATACTCGCTCGTACGCGATCTCTCGCACGGCGGCTTCACAAACGACCACTCCGTCACGATCATGAAAGCTGTGCGGAACATCCTCCAAAAGAACCTCGATCTGGCCCGGGAGAGCCTGACCTCGAAATCAGACTTCGAGAACGAGGAGTATCTGTTCAAGGCAGCATGTTCGGAGCTCCAGTCCTCTCTGCAGACGGCTCGCAACTCGGAAATGCAGAGACAGCGTGCTTCGCGCACCCAGATGCAGCACGAGATCGATATCCTCTCTCAGCGCCTCAACCAGGAACTCGCTGGCATGAAAGATGACATCAAGGGCATGTTCAATGACCATAGCATGCTCACGCGAGAGCAGCAGCGGAGTATCGATACCTCGGTCCAGGAGCTCAATTATAAGATCACCGTGTCGCTCAATAGTGATGGGAAGAGCGAGATTGAAGGTCTGCGCTGGGTCCTCACGAGGCGTGCTGCTTTGACGGTGGGCATTTGTGCCT TCATGATTATCGTCTTCCTCAAATACTCGTCCACTCGAAAGGTACAGGAGTCTCCCAAGGTGGTCAAGGAAGTAGAGAAGCCAATCCCCAAAGAAGGATCGGAAACTCACCCTGTCCACGATGCCGGAGTCCAGACAGAGGGCGCATCTGTCACTGAACTCGGCGAGTCACTGGGTTGA